In Candidatus Nomurabacteria bacterium, the DNA window TTTGGGTCCGACGTATTTGAAAGTATTGCCATCTTTTATCGAAGCGATTACTAGTCCGAAAACTTCACTTGTTTTCTCTAGTGGAGAAAAAGCATCTCCAAAGAAAACTCCGATTGCATCTCTGTCTAAACTATTTTTATAAACAAGATGTGTTTCGTCTATAGCAAAAGCATATCCAACTAGGGTTCCGTCTTTTGTTGAGATTGCGATTCTCTTATCTTTTGTTTCTTCGAAAACAGAAACCATCAGTTCACCTTCTCCGGGCTGAACAATAACTTGAGTTTTTGGTTTTGATTCTATATCTTCAGGAACCACTCTTTCTACTGTGTTTTGAACTATTTTATTTATTGTTTGCGTTGTCTGAAGTGGAGCTTCAGCCAAAAGAGAAGTTGTGATTATAGAAGTTGCGATAGCAGAAACAAAGCTGATCAAAATACAGAGAAGTATCAATTGTGTTTTTGTAAGATCCTCCATTGACATAACAATATTATATCAAAAAAATAAAAGTAAAAAAGGTTTTACGATATTTCGTACTTGTCCAAAATATCTAGAAAGTTTTCTACCAACACATCCACGTCTTTGTCAGTATTTTCTCTTCCAAAAGATATGCGCACGAATCCGTCATCATGCTTTGGGTCTTTGCCTATAGCAGGAACTATTCTTGCAATCTCTTCTTCAGAAGATCTACACGCACTACCAGACGAAATACTTATTCCCCTCTCATCCATTTCTATAACCATAAGTTCGCTTTGTATCCCCTTTATAAAAATTCCAGAAATAGATGGCGACCTAGAAAAGCCATCTTTTTTGCCTAGTATTTCTATTCTGTCAGAAGATTTTGTTTGTATTTCTTTCTCGAACCTGTCTCTTAGTTTAGAAATTTTTTCTATATCACGAGTCATGTTTTTTCTTGTCTCATCTATTGCTACGGCAAAAGCGTGAACCAAGGATGGCGAAATAGTTCCAGGATACAAATCTTCTTCATCTTTGCCTCCCCAAACTATCGGGGTTATAGGTGTAGAATTTTTCACAAAAAGCATAGACGCGCCTGTTGGACCATAACACTTGGAGCTGTTTAGGATCATTCCATCTACTCCCAAAGTTTTTGTATCCAGATCCATATAACAAGAAGCTTGGCACGCATCTACAAAAAACGCTGGGTAGTGAAAGTTTCTATCAAGTGTTTCAGAAAGTTTGCCACCTTCTTTTCTTTTCAAAGTTTCTTTTTTGAAGTTCCTGATTATTTTTGAAAT includes these proteins:
- a CDS encoding aminotransferase class V-fold PLP-dependent enzyme, with protein sequence MFKSRKNRLYFDYSSRTPIRKEALKDFVQKERYFGNSSSIHQNGIEARNIIKEAKDIMAKNIGGNSDEILFVSSATLGSNIFLRGVVLAAKKGGIQNPHVIVSMIEHDSVRGIFDSFEKEGVEVSRVSCDEYGYINEEEFKNTLKENTVLVSFTYVSNEIGTVQNIKEISKIIRNFKKETLKRKEGGKLSETLDRNFHYPAFFVDACQASCYMDLDTKTLGVDGMILNSSKCYGPTGASMLFVKNSTPITPIVWGGKDEEDLYPGTISPSLVHAFAVAIDETRKNMTRDIEKISKLRDRFEKEIQTKSSDRIEILGKKDGFSRSPSISGIFIKGIQSELMVIEMDERGISISSGSACRSSEEEIARIVPAIGKDPKHDDGFVRISFGRENTDKDVDVLVENFLDILDKYEIS